The Lolium rigidum isolate FL_2022 chromosome 2, APGP_CSIRO_Lrig_0.1, whole genome shotgun sequence genomic interval ACAACAATTATTAGTAGTATTCTGACAGTGACTAATAGAATCTTGTTTTGTCAGGTAAAAAAACTAGGTAAATTTAAGGAGACCCAGCGCACAGAGGGGATATCAACCTCAGATATTATAATGAGGATTGTTAAAGATTACAATGAGTATGTTATGCGGAATCTGGCTAGGGGGTACAGCAGAAATGATCTTGGTGTCAGTTATGTGAAGGCATGCAATACTTACCCGATGCTTTAACAAAACTTTACTAGCTGAATTGGACTACAGTAGCAATTCCATTTTGCTGGCTAGCTGAGCCCTTATACATCTTATCAGGAAAAACGACTGAGAGTTAACATGGGATTGAAAACACTGCGTGACAAAGTGaagcagcaccaagaaaaagtAGGGGAGAAGGTACTTGTATTCACCATCATCTAAATTTTTGTTGAATTAGAATTTTAAAAATTGTGTAACTGATGGCTAAGAGCTTCTCTCTCTCCATTGGTTGGCTGATGCAGGGATACATGCCTATTTTGTGATTAATTAACCTATTTGTTTTTTCTTGAGGAGAACGTTAACCTGGTTTTTTTGTTAGCATTATGATTTGCTGATTGAATATAGGTTCCTCACGTGCGCAGAACTCTTGGTTAGATTTAACGTCCTGAAGTTGCAATGTAGTATTGGTTGACTTTGAGTTGTTTAGCATGGGATTCCTAATACATAATATTCTTTTGGATGCCATTGTAGACTAGATTGGACGTCTATGAAATTATGCTTTACGGTGTAAAAGATGGCACAAGTGAGATTGGTTTATGTCCATAGCTTTTCGTTGAAGCTGAAAACCTAGTGACAACCAGTCTCAAGCCACACGCAATGTGTATTCTCAATGTTACCATGATGACAAATTGACAGTGATACATCGCATGTGTATTGTACACAGATCTTCTCATTGATCTAGTTCATTTTATCTTTTCATGGTCAAGAATGTGATATCTGGTTCATAAGCTCTTTTTAGATTATATCTGATGCATTAGGTCAATAATTTATTTATCCAGTATAACTCTTATGAAAATGAAACACTAGACTATCCTTCTCCTACTGCATGTTTGTCTCTTCAACTGAACCTAGCATTGTCAAGTTTACCTGTTGATATTTTCTGAGAGAAGAATATTGATATTTGCAGTGGAGTACAATGGCAAAACTCCAGGAAGAGTGGGTTGAAAATGCAGACCGCTGGGTTGTTGGTTTTCTAGAGAAATTCGAGGAAGGTTGCCATTCAATGGTTAGTTGTCTGAAGACTGTTCGTAGTAGTCTAGTGCTGCTGTAATGTTCTTATTTAGTTTACCTATTGCCTGTTGGTAGTAGTCTACTGCTGCTCTACACCAGTAAGAACTTGATGCTCATCTTCATTTCAACTACTTACCAGGGAACTGCCATCAAGGAAAGAATCCAAGAAAGGCTGAAGGCGCAATCTAGGGACTTCAGCCTTCTACAATACGACCAATAcgacagtgatgatgaggatgctgacgatgatgaagaagcagaggaagacattgccaaggttgtgaagcttgtgaaagaTTAGCACCATTGTGAAATATACGTCAGAGTATAATACTGGCATGCAATGCATGTTGTAATCATCAACAACCAAGTCCTTCACCATGTGTTGTCAGGGTAGATCCGTGTGCTGTGTTTGTAGCGGTATTTGATGTTTATTCTAGGCAGAAGCAGCGTGAGCTTGTAAAAGTTCTACTAGAAGAGAACATAAACAGTATGTACTTATTTGGAGGATATTGATTCCATTTCTGTTCTTATATCAAGAAGATCTGGTTCGTTTTGTATTTACTCAGAATTTCTGTTTATGCTTTTGGTATTTCAAACAAACATGTCGTGTGATTTTTAGTAATGGTAAACGGTTCATCCTTTCAATTAGCTTACCCAACAAATTTGTTGGATTCCTTGGACCCTGGCTATGCCTTAACTCTCCCTTGAAGAAAAACTTTGGGAGGAGACAGAAAACTTGCGCTCTCTGTGTTCTGTTCCATATAGGGTTGGTTGCCCAACTGTGCACACTAGAGTTTTCTTGCGATGCAAGGAGACTTGAGTCGGCCCCCTTTCTCAAGAAGTACAAAATGGCAGCTGAATTTGGGCTTGAACCAATCGTCAGACCAACCTTCTACTTGATGTTGGTCTGGCGATGGCGCTGCTGTCGAGGCTGCGCCTGGTGACGGTGGACGTGACCGGGACGCTGATAGCCTACCGGGGGCAGCTCGGCGACTACTACTGCACGGCGGCGAGGTCCGCCGGGATGCCCTGCCCCGGCTACACGCGCATGCACCAGAGCTTCAACGCCGCCTACGCCGACATGGCGAGGAGGCACCCCTGCTTCGGCCACGCCTCCGGGATGCCCGACGTCGACTGGTGGAAGACGTGCGTCAGGGACTCCTTCGCCAGGGTAAGGTCAGTTCTCTGTCTTTCTTTTCCCCCAGGTTCATACAGCTTCTCAATCCAGAGCTAATCCAGGAGCTAACTGGCTATCGTGCTCTTGTGTCTTCATGGCATCATGTAGGCTGGATATGTATACGACGATGGCACATTTGAGCAGATATTCAGGCGAATCTACTCTGTTTTCGGCACCCCTGCCCCGTACTCCGTCTTCCCTGACGCGCGACGCTTCCTTAGATGGCTGCGCGACGAGAAGGTCACGGTCGGGATCATCAGCAACGCCGACCACCGTTACAGAGACGTAGTCCTGCCTGCACTCGGAATGAACCAGGTCAGCAGCTCACACCGTCTGAAAGATTTGTCTCTGTTTGCAtcattcatatgctacatttctgATTATGTTTTATGTTGTCTGATGAAGGGGTCGGAGTGGGATTTCGGGGTGTTCTCGGGCGTCGCCGGCGTCGAGAAGCCCGACCGGAGGATCTACGAGATGGCGctggaggcggcgggcggcgtggCGCCCGAGCAGGCGCTGCATATTGGCGACAGCATGAGCAAGGACTACGCGCCGGCGCGGGCCGTCGGGATGCACGCGCTGCTGCTGGACAGGTTCAGGACCGCCGACGCCGAGAGGTGGCGGCGGGCCGGCGCGCCCGTGCTCCCGGACCTCGTCTCTGCCCAGCATTGGCTCACCACCGGGGACCATTCTCCTCCGGCAGTGGGGGAACCAAGAACAGCTGAGCGGGATTAATGGCTGAAATCAGGGAACACTTGATAATTGCAGTGGATCCTCCTTCGACGGAGGAACAGAGAGCAGCTGGGCGGGACTAATGTCTGAAAATCAGGAAGAAGGTACCATGGCGATCCCTGCAAGCCTGCAAGCTGCAACCATATGAAATCCGGGAGCCAGAGAAATGGTTACTGGCTGGCTGGTGTAATTATTGGGATCGCCAACTGTTGTGCTGTAAACATGGATTATTAAGAAGATTTTTTTAGCATAACAAAATTTTCTCTGGAAGGGAATGTACAGCAAGGCGAGGAATGCTAATTAACGCTCGTTTCACCTTACAAAATAAGATTTTTGTGGAATCGAAAATTCAGTAGTCAGGCTCCAGTGATAAGAATGTTCACCAAAATAATTTTGCGGGCaacattttttttgaaacggggcaaTTTTTTTTgtcccaatctattaattaagaaagaGTTTTAAATGAATATACATGCGATAGaaagaacaagtcactactctcTCGGCATGATACCACCAAATCTTTTGGCGCCCACGATGATCCAAAGTTGCGTCTCTCTCTTGATCCTATCTAAAACTACATGCAACGGGACGCCCTTGTTGTGGAATACCCTATCATTACGCTCATTCCATACTTCCCAAGAGACAAGGAGGGTGATGGAAGCCATGACCTTGCGATTTTGTGCTTGCTCTCCCGCCATGAATTCCCACCACTCGGAGATGGTGAGATTTTCCCAATTTTATTGGTTGCCCTTGGTAATTTCCAACCATTGCTTGACGGGGCTCCATAAGCGGGTCATGTAGTGGCAATGGACAAAGAGGTGGTGAACGGTCTCCAAGCATTACTTGCAAAGGGGGGCATAAGCCGCAATTAGCCACCCACGCTTCGCCAAACGGTAGGCCGTCCAAATCGTATTTTGATTTGCAAGCCATGAAAAAAAATGACCTTAGGCGGGGCCCAAGCCTTCGAAACCATTTTGTCCAAAGAGGATGTGATGGAACCGAACCATTGCATCTCATAGGCCGACTTGGTTGAGTAGTGCCCATTTGACAGTGGAGGAACCAAGAACAGCTGAGCGGGATTAATGGCTGAAATCAGGGAACACTTGATAATTGCAGTGGATCGTCCTTCGACGGAGGAGCAGAGAGCAGCTGGGCGGAACTAATGTCTGAAGAAGGTGCCATGGCAATCGATTGCTGCAAAGACTGCAAGCTGCAACTATATGAAATCCGAGAACCAGAGAAATGGTTCTTGGCTGGTGTAATTGGCTTTAATGTGTTCGGATCGCTAACTGTTGTGCTGTAAACATGGATTGTTAAAAAGAATGTTTTAGGCTTTTAGCATAACAGAGCTTTCTTTGGAAGGAACTGTACAGCAGGGCGAGCGATGCTAAATACGTACGTAAGTTTTTTGAGGAATTGAAAATTCAGTAGTCAGGCTCCAGTGTTAAGAATGTTCAACAAAATAATTTTGCAGGCAACAGGCATTGCTCACACAATCTTCAGAGCAGTTTTGCGCGGGCCCGCGGATTGCACCAGGCCATATCGATCAacactcagggcatctccaactcaGCGACCTATTTGGTCTGTCTATGCTTCCGTTTAGATTTTCGTGGACCCAACAGGATGCCTTATATGGCAGTCTGATTTTTTTGTCCATTTTAGCCTGAAAccagcctaagggcatctccagcggcgcgacgcatttcggacgttgaaacggacgcgtcgtgtccgtttgcgtcggccaaaatggtcgaaatcgtccgggcgtccgtttgcgtcgggggtggctccagcggcgcgacgcataattttttttttcattcatgcaaccataatttacgttaaaaaaaacataaaaacgccataaaggcgtgctaaaagttgCTGCTGCCTACTCGGTCGTCGTCGgccgacgaggttaatgaactccggcgtcggccatggaagctcgtacgccggcggtggaggaggtaccgccgcatgggcggGAG includes:
- the LOC124692206 gene encoding choline-phosphate cytidylyltransferase 2-like encodes the protein MADAKAEAAAAATQSSQEEEEDWKEAEGDVELSDRAAGNGAAAEGITDRPIRVYADGIYDLFHFGHARSLEQAKKSFPNAYLLVGVCNDELTHQFKGRTVMTEEERYESLRHCKWVDEVIPDAPWVVTEEFLNKHNIDFVAHDSLPYADASGASNDVYEFVKKLGKFKETQRTEGISTSDIIMRIVKDYNEYVMRNLARGYSRNDLGVSYVKEKRLRVNMGLKTLRDKVKQHQEKVGEKWSTMAKLQEEWVENADRWVVGFLEKFEEGCHSMGTAIKERIQERLKAQSRDFSLLQYDQYDSDDEDADDDEEAEEDIAKVVKLVKD
- the LOC124687072 gene encoding haloacid dehalogenase-like hydrolase domain-containing protein 3 is translated as MALLSRLRLVTVDVTGTLIAYRGQLGDYYCTAARSAGMPCPGYTRMHQSFNAAYADMARRHPCFGHASGMPDVDWWKTCVRDSFARAGYVYDDGTFEQIFRRIYSVFGTPAPYSVFPDARRFLRWLRDEKVTVGIISNADHRYRDVVLPALGMNQGSEWDFGVFSGVAGVEKPDRRIYEMALEAAGGVAPEQALHIGDSMSKDYAPARAVGMHALLLDRFRTADAERWRRAGAPVLPDLVSAQHWLTTGDHSPPAVGEPRTAERD